The following coding sequences lie in one Mucilaginibacter sp. KACC 22773 genomic window:
- a CDS encoding ATP-binding cassette domain-containing protein — protein MSIRVEALTKIYGEQKAVDSISFTAETGVLGFLGPNGAGKSTTMKILTGFIPQTSGSASVCGFDVVTQSLDVRRRIGYLPESNPLYLDMYVKESLVFIAGIHKMAQPEARIAEVIEQTGLGPEQHKKIGQLSKGYRQRVGLAQAILHNPDVLILDEPTSGLDPNQLIGIRRLITDLGKTKTIILSTHIMQEVEAVCDKVIIINKGKIVADDTLQGLRAGNNNKTLEKIFISLTN, from the coding sequence ATGAGTATCCGGGTAGAAGCATTGACAAAAATTTACGGCGAGCAAAAGGCAGTTGATAGCATCAGCTTTACTGCCGAAACGGGCGTGCTGGGTTTTTTGGGGCCTAACGGGGCCGGTAAATCAACCACGATGAAGATACTTACGGGCTTTATACCCCAAACATCGGGCTCGGCATCGGTTTGCGGGTTTGATGTGGTAACACAATCGTTAGATGTGCGCAGGCGTATTGGCTATCTGCCCGAAAGCAACCCGCTATACCTGGATATGTACGTGAAGGAATCGTTGGTGTTTATAGCAGGCATCCACAAAATGGCCCAACCCGAAGCCCGCATTGCCGAAGTGATTGAGCAAACCGGCCTTGGCCCCGAGCAGCATAAAAAAATTGGCCAGCTATCTAAAGGCTATCGTCAGCGCGTTGGCCTTGCCCAGGCTATACTGCACAATCCCGATGTGCTGATTTTAGATGAACCAACCTCGGGACTTGACCCTAACCAGCTCATAGGCATCCGCCGGTTAATTACCGATTTGGGTAAAACCAAAACCATCATCCTATCTACCCATATTATGCAGGAGGTTGAAGCCGTTTGCGATAAGGTGATCATCATCAATAAAGGCAAAATAGTTGCTGATGACACCCTGCAAGGGTTGCGGGCCGGTAATAACAATAAAACGTTGGAGAAAATATTTATCAGTCTTACCAATTAA
- the hppD gene encoding 4-hydroxyphenylpyruvate dioxygenase: protein MHTQTIDKPTTSTDFLPLNGTDYVEFYVGNAKQAAHYYKTAFGFQTLAYAGPETGVRDRASYVLQQGKIRLVLTTPLHSDHPIAEHIKKHGDGVKVLALWVDDAYDAFKQTTSRGAEPYQQPQTLRDEYGEVRTSGIKLYGETVHLFVERKNYKGLFLPGYQKLETAYNPTETGLLYVDHCVGNVGWHKMNEWVNFYEEVLGFKNILTFDDKMISTEYSALMSKVMSNGNGYVKFPINEPAEGKKKSQIEEYLEFYEGEGVQHLALATHDIVATVTELQNRGVEFLTVPTSYYDELTDRVGHIDEDLEPLKKLGILVDRDDEGYLLQIFTKPIEDRPTLFFEIIQRKGAKSFGAGNFKALFEAIEREQDLRGNL, encoded by the coding sequence ATGCATACACAAACCATAGATAAACCAACAACCTCAACTGATTTTTTGCCCCTTAACGGTACCGATTATGTTGAGTTTTATGTGGGTAATGCCAAGCAGGCCGCCCATTATTATAAAACCGCCTTCGGCTTTCAAACGCTGGCTTATGCAGGCCCCGAAACCGGTGTGCGCGACAGGGCATCATACGTGTTGCAACAGGGCAAAATAAGGCTGGTGTTAACCACCCCCCTTCACTCCGATCATCCTATTGCCGAGCATATCAAAAAACATGGTGATGGTGTAAAAGTATTGGCCCTTTGGGTTGATGATGCTTATGATGCCTTTAAACAAACCACCAGCCGCGGCGCCGAACCTTACCAGCAGCCACAAACCCTGCGCGATGAATATGGCGAAGTACGCACCAGCGGCATTAAGCTTTATGGCGAAACCGTTCACCTATTTGTAGAGCGTAAAAACTACAAGGGCTTATTTTTGCCCGGCTACCAAAAACTGGAAACCGCCTATAACCCAACCGAGACCGGTTTATTGTACGTAGACCATTGCGTAGGCAATGTTGGCTGGCATAAAATGAACGAGTGGGTTAATTTTTATGAGGAAGTACTGGGCTTTAAAAACATTTTAACCTTTGATGATAAAATGATATCTACCGAGTACTCGGCACTAATGAGTAAGGTGATGAGCAACGGCAACGGTTATGTAAAATTCCCTATCAATGAGCCGGCCGAGGGTAAAAAGAAATCGCAGATTGAAGAGTACCTGGAGTTTTATGAGGGCGAAGGCGTGCAGCACCTGGCACTGGCTACCCACGATATTGTAGCTACCGTTACCGAACTGCAAAATCGCGGGGTAGAGTTTTTAACCGTACCCACCTCCTACTATGATGAGCTTACAGACAGGGTTGGCCACATTGACGAAGACCTGGAACCACTTAAAAAACTGGGTATACTGGTTGACCGGGACGACGAAGGTTACCTGCTGCAAATTTTCACCAAACCTATTGAAGACAGGCCTACCCTTTTCTTCGAGATCATTCAGCGTAAAGGGGCAAAATCATTTGGCGCCGGCAATTTCAAGGCACTGTTTGAAGCCATTGAAAGGGAGCAGGATTTGAGGGGGAATCTTTAA
- a CDS encoding homogentisate 1,2-dioxygenase encodes MPVYHSLGAIPPKRHTQFRKPDGTLYAEELVSTEGFSSLYSLVYHVYPPTIVKTLGEPYSVEPQIAREKHLKHTSLIGFNVPPEDDYLQSRKPVLVNSDLHISLAAPRQSMTNYFYKNSQADEVVFIHEGTGTLKTGFGNIKFGYGDYLVIPRGTIYQMEFDGTANRLFIIESFSPIRAPKRYRNQYGQLMEHSPYCERDIKRPANLETHDEHGDFKILIKKQGLIYPYIYGTHPFDFIGWDGFHYPWALSIHDFEPITGRLHQPPPVHQTFEGNNFVICSFVPRKFDYHPLSIPAPYNHSNVDSDEVLYYVDGDFMSRKSVVKGQITLHPGGIPHGPHPGSVEKSIGKESTDELAVMIDPFRPLMLTEDAIKIEDENYYKSWQM; translated from the coding sequence ATGCCTGTATATCATTCATTAGGAGCAATTCCGCCTAAAAGGCATACGCAGTTCCGTAAGCCCGATGGTACCTTATACGCCGAAGAGCTGGTTTCTACCGAAGGTTTTTCGAGCCTTTATTCGTTGGTTTACCACGTATACCCACCTACCATTGTTAAAACCCTTGGCGAGCCGTATAGTGTTGAGCCACAAATAGCCCGCGAAAAACACCTGAAACATACCAGCCTGATAGGCTTTAATGTACCGCCCGAAGATGATTACCTGCAAAGCCGCAAACCTGTACTGGTTAACAGCGATTTGCATATTTCACTGGCCGCGCCACGCCAAAGCATGACCAATTATTTTTACAAAAACAGCCAGGCCGACGAGGTGGTGTTTATCCATGAAGGTACAGGCACTTTAAAAACCGGGTTCGGTAATATTAAATTCGGCTACGGCGATTACCTGGTAATACCACGTGGTACCATTTACCAGATGGAGTTTGATGGCACAGCAAACCGCCTGTTCATCATCGAAAGCTTTAGCCCCATACGTGCGCCTAAACGCTACCGCAACCAATACGGGCAGCTGATGGAACATTCGCCTTATTGCGAGCGCGATATTAAACGCCCGGCCAACCTGGAAACCCATGATGAGCACGGCGATTTCAAAATCCTGATTAAAAAACAAGGCCTTATTTACCCCTACATTTACGGTACACATCCCTTTGATTTTATTGGCTGGGATGGTTTCCATTACCCATGGGCGCTATCTATCCATGACTTTGAACCGATAACAGGCCGCCTGCACCAGCCACCGCCCGTACACCAAACTTTTGAGGGTAACAACTTTGTGATATGCTCATTTGTGCCCCGAAAGTTTGATTATCACCCCCTGTCTATTCCCGCCCCTTACAACCACAGCAATGTAGATAGCGACGAGGTTTTGTATTATGTAGATGGCGATTTTATGAGCCGCAAAAGCGTGGTTAAGGGCCAGATAACCCTGCACCCGGGCGGTATCCCGCATGGCCCGCACCCAGGATCGGTAGAGAAATCAATAGGCAAAGAATCAACCGACGAGCTTGCCGTGATGATTGACCCCTTCAGGCCGCTGATGCTTACCGAAGATGCTATTAAGATTGAGGATGAAAATTATTATAAAAGCTGGCAAATGTAG
- a CDS encoding MBOAT family O-acyltransferase has translation MLFVPIYILILLVTILIDYVAAIYIEKTEGHKRKFYLVISIISTCVVLFIFKYFNFFNDNIRLLAEVAHWNYSVQSLKILLPIGLSFHTFQSLSYVIEVYRGNQKAEKHFGIYALYVMFYPQLVAGPIERPQNMLHQFYEKHNFNYDDVTYGLKRMLWGYFKKVVIADRLAIYVNAVYNNSSHHNGTTLFVATLFFALQIYCDFSGYSDIAIGSARVMGFKLMTNFNRPFFSKNISELWRRWHISLSTWFNDYLFTPIVVALRSWGKLAVVFAVLVTFAVSGLWHGAGWPYVVYGLLHGIAVAYEFLTKKIRKKIFKNLPELVVKVTSTFLTFTFICFTYIFFRAATFTQATSIVHKILFDHGKLFIAENNWLMIYASVFLSILFISDFIEEYGSLKSLAFYNNKNLFIRHLSYCSLVIIILLFGVFDKNQFIYFQF, from the coding sequence ATGCTCTTTGTGCCAATTTATATCCTTATACTGCTGGTAACTATTTTAATTGATTATGTAGCTGCCATATATATTGAAAAGACGGAAGGGCACAAGCGGAAGTTTTATCTCGTCATAAGCATTATATCTACTTGTGTAGTGTTGTTCATTTTCAAATATTTTAATTTCTTTAACGATAATATCCGGCTTTTAGCAGAGGTTGCACATTGGAATTATTCCGTTCAGTCGCTAAAAATATTATTGCCTATAGGGCTATCATTCCATACATTTCAAAGCCTTAGCTATGTTATTGAGGTTTATCGGGGCAACCAAAAAGCCGAAAAGCATTTTGGAATTTACGCGCTGTACGTAATGTTTTACCCCCAACTGGTGGCCGGTCCAATTGAGCGGCCGCAAAATATGCTGCATCAGTTTTATGAAAAGCATAATTTTAACTACGATGACGTCACCTACGGACTAAAAAGAATGCTGTGGGGTTATTTCAAAAAGGTAGTAATTGCCGATAGGCTCGCAATTTATGTAAACGCGGTATACAACAACTCCAGCCACCATAATGGTACTACTCTGTTTGTGGCTACTTTATTTTTTGCGCTCCAGATATATTGCGATTTTTCGGGATACTCCGATATTGCCATTGGCAGTGCCCGTGTAATGGGATTTAAACTCATGACAAACTTTAACAGGCCTTTTTTCAGTAAAAACATATCCGAACTTTGGCGGCGCTGGCATATTTCATTATCAACTTGGTTTAACGATTATCTTTTTACGCCCATAGTAGTTGCATTAAGGAGCTGGGGAAAACTTGCAGTAGTGTTTGCAGTATTGGTAACTTTTGCGGTGAGCGGCTTGTGGCACGGCGCCGGCTGGCCGTACGTGGTTTATGGTTTACTACATGGCATTGCTGTAGCGTATGAATTTTTAACAAAAAAAATACGCAAAAAAATATTCAAAAACTTACCAGAACTGGTAGTAAAAGTAACCTCTACCTTTTTAACATTTACGTTTATCTGCTTCACATATATCTTTTTTAGGGCTGCCACATTTACACAGGCCACCAGCATTGTCCACAAAATACTTTTTGATCATGGCAAATTATTTATTGCCGAAAATAATTGGTTAATGATTTACGCTTCAGTATTTCTATCGATACTATTTATAAGCGATTTTATAGAAGAGTACGGGAGTTTGAAAAGCCTGGCCTTTTATAATAACAAGAACTTATTTATAAGACACTTAAGCTATTGCTCGCTGGTGATCATCATATTGCTTTTTGGTGTATTTGATAAAAATCAATTTATTTATTTCCAGTTTTAA
- a CDS encoding acyl carrier protein, with product MEKSEVLKQLNEIFIDELDNDRIVLKYETTANDVEDWDSLNHIQLVVAIEKKYKIRFSTQEIQGWKNIEELIDSINAKLS from the coding sequence ATGGAAAAATCTGAAGTGTTAAAACAACTAAATGAAATTTTTATAGACGAATTGGATAATGATCGTATCGTTTTAAAATATGAAACAACGGCAAACGATGTTGAGGACTGGGATTCGCTAAATCATATCCAGTTAGTTGTAGCTATCGAGAAAAAATACAAGATCAGGTTTTCGACGCAGGAAATACAAGGCTGGAAAAATATTGAGGAGTTAATTGATTCAATAAATGCGAAGCTTAGTTAA
- a CDS encoding HAD-IIIC family phosphatase has protein sequence MKVFSELKKNLKNNISTLPPIKVALLGDTATQFLLTALRGTGFDQGFDLQMWEADFNQVERQVFDPTSELYQFAPQVIIIFQSAHKLLGKYGKLNTQQYHCLAEDQMALIDKLHSAINNNSKARIIYYNYTEIDDAIFGSYANKLEQSFLFQLRKLNYELMIYAAENVNFYLCDMSAIQNQVGKPAMFQTSVYINTEMVLSIDVLPLVAARTVDLIGAIWGKFKKCLIVDLDNTMWGGVIGDDGLENIQVGNIGIGKAFTEFQYWIKKLKNRGIIIAVCSKNTQETAMEPFAKHPDMVLHLDDIAVFMANWDNKADNIRKIQAVLNIGFDTMVFLDDNPFERAMVRDNIPGITVPELPEDPADYLEYLYALNLFETASYSNEDIERTKKYQVEAKRTVAQAGYTNEADFLQSLDMVSIVEPFNKFNTPRVSQLSQRSNQFNLRTVRYTDADIAAMIGHESIFSFSFTLADKFGDNGLIAVIILKKESNDVLFIDTWLMSCRVLKRGMEIFILNTIIVFARQNDYTWLKGEYLPTPKNAMVKDHYHNLGFVPEGSQWMVNAKEYTPQNCFIQKK, from the coding sequence ATGAAGGTTTTTTCGGAGTTAAAAAAAAATTTAAAGAATAACATTTCAACGTTACCACCTATTAAAGTTGCGTTATTGGGCGACACCGCGACCCAATTTTTATTAACAGCCTTACGCGGCACAGGGTTTGACCAAGGCTTTGACCTTCAAATGTGGGAGGCCGATTTTAACCAGGTGGAGCGCCAGGTTTTTGACCCAACATCTGAGTTGTATCAATTTGCCCCCCAGGTTATTATAATATTTCAATCGGCACATAAGTTACTTGGCAAATACGGCAAATTAAACACACAACAATACCATTGCCTTGCCGAAGATCAGATGGCATTAATTGATAAACTACACTCGGCAATAAATAACAACTCGAAAGCCCGGATTATTTATTACAACTACACCGAAATTGATGATGCCATATTTGGCAGTTATGCCAATAAACTGGAGCAATCTTTTTTGTTTCAGTTGCGTAAGCTGAATTATGAGTTGATGATATACGCCGCAGAAAACGTCAACTTTTATTTATGCGATATGTCGGCCATTCAAAACCAGGTGGGCAAACCGGCCATGTTTCAAACATCAGTGTATATTAATACCGAGATGGTTTTGAGCATTGACGTTTTGCCATTGGTTGCCGCCAGAACAGTTGATTTGATAGGAGCGATATGGGGGAAATTTAAAAAGTGCCTGATTGTTGACCTTGACAATACCATGTGGGGTGGCGTCATTGGCGACGATGGGTTAGAAAATATCCAGGTAGGCAATATCGGCATCGGCAAGGCATTTACAGAATTTCAATATTGGATAAAAAAGCTTAAAAACCGCGGAATAATCATTGCCGTTTGTAGTAAAAACACGCAAGAGACAGCGATGGAGCCTTTTGCAAAACACCCGGACATGGTATTGCACCTGGATGATATTGCAGTTTTTATGGCCAATTGGGACAATAAAGCAGATAACATCCGAAAGATACAGGCTGTATTGAACATTGGGTTTGACACCATGGTTTTTTTAGATGACAACCCATTTGAAAGGGCCATGGTGCGGGATAATATCCCCGGCATTACTGTACCCGAACTGCCCGAAGACCCTGCCGATTACCTGGAGTATTTATATGCATTAAACCTTTTTGAAACGGCATCCTATTCAAATGAAGACATAGAGCGAACAAAGAAATACCAGGTTGAGGCTAAACGCACAGTAGCACAAGCAGGATATACCAATGAGGCTGACTTTTTACAGAGCCTTGATATGGTTTCGATAGTTGAACCTTTTAATAAATTTAACACGCCCAGGGTTTCCCAGTTGTCGCAACGATCAAACCAGTTTAATCTGCGAACGGTGAGGTATACCGATGCCGATATAGCAGCAATGATTGGGCATGAAAGCATTTTTAGCTTCTCGTTTACCTTAGCAGATAAATTTGGGGATAACGGCCTTATAGCCGTAATTATACTAAAAAAAGAAAGTAACGATGTGCTGTTTATTGATACCTGGCTAATGAGTTGCAGGGTGTTAAAAAGGGGGATGGAAATTTTTATATTGAATACCATTATTGTTTTTGCAAGGCAAAATGATTACACATGGTTAAAGGGAGAATATTTACCTACACCCAAAAACGCCATGGTAAAAGATCATTATCATAACCTGGGTTTTGTGCCGGAAGGAAGCCAATGGATGGTCAACGCAAAAGAATATACGCCCCAAAACTGCTTTATACAAAAAAAATAA